A section of the Deinococcus cellulosilyticus NBRC 106333 = KACC 11606 genome encodes:
- a CDS encoding GNAT family N-acetyltransferase has product MREATPGDVPTLARLMDLSRDGWTGYTPVKVKELEHSLTTGELQVYVQEDSAALEVYHRENATQIICMYPYCHPQAPNSMEDDLIAFAKQLSNTRHIPLEISVPHTREREIQKLIAQGYVHSRTFYRMFLQGDNLKQVNAPELPSGWSFKTVGAAAFLNLHNDAFRTHYGFSPMSLKTVEGWYSEPDFNPQDWQALVVHGKPVAYFSIGKQEDGGHVYLLGTIQEAQGQGYGRIALRQACHLLKQRGVDRIQLGVDTGNEKALDFYKRIGFEVAYANLRYRYEPRTLTL; this is encoded by the coding sequence AGAGAAGCCACCCCCGGCGATGTCCCAACCCTCGCCAGATTGATGGACCTCAGCAGAGATGGATGGACCGGATACACGCCGGTCAAGGTGAAAGAACTTGAGCACAGCCTCACCACGGGTGAATTACAGGTGTACGTCCAGGAAGACTCCGCTGCGCTGGAAGTCTACCACCGCGAGAATGCAACGCAAATCATTTGCATGTACCCTTACTGTCACCCTCAGGCTCCGAACAGCATGGAGGACGATTTGATCGCTTTCGCAAAACAACTGTCCAACACACGGCACATCCCGCTGGAAATCAGCGTGCCTCACACCCGCGAGCGTGAGATTCAAAAATTGATTGCCCAGGGGTACGTGCACTCACGCACCTTCTACCGCATGTTCCTGCAAGGGGACAACCTCAAACAGGTGAATGCTCCAGAACTCCCTTCTGGCTGGAGCTTCAAAACCGTGGGTGCTGCAGCTTTTCTGAATCTGCACAATGACGCCTTCAGAACCCATTATGGTTTCTCTCCCATGTCCCTGAAGACTGTGGAAGGCTGGTACAGTGAACCCGACTTCAATCCGCAGGACTGGCAGGCCCTGGTCGTGCACGGCAAGCCCGTGGCGTACTTCTCCATCGGCAAGCAGGAAGATGGGGGCCATGTGTACCTGCTGGGCACCATTCAGGAAGCCCAGGGTCAGGGTTACGGGCGCATCGCCCTGAGGCAGGCCTGTCACCTGCTGAAACAGCGTGGCGTGGACCGCATCCAGCTTGGTGTCGACACCGGCAACGAGAAGGCGCTGGACTTCTACAAGCGCATCGGGTTTGAAGTGGCCTACGCAAATTTGCGCTACCGTTACGAACCCAGAACCCTCACCCTTTAA
- a CDS encoding MFS transporter, whose product MTVLTRPTATTETRLASRFILGFLGTCVFMCVYSTQSILPELSRDFHASAVATGATIGATTLAMALMSPIMGLIADAVGRKRVLIATLILLAIPTLLAGFSGSLQELVFWRFLQGLIIPGITVVSMAYVSEEFPKDRISYMLAAYVSGSVLGGFLGRLVSGIITEHYSWQTAFYVLGGLNLLGALLCQWMLPQSRNFIPQRKLGDALQSIKGHLSNPKLVTANTVGFFTLFSLTGLFTYVNYHLSDAPYNLGPATLGFLFTVYLIGMVITPLSGKWIAKLGNSKALILAMCASSLGMLLTLTPSLYTILLGLVLASSGVFVAQAAATSYVAANATYARSLASGLYNLCYYGGGAFSTLLVGFMFTHFGWTGAVLTLMGSQVVAAGVANFGWRRSGSGLSSAAA is encoded by the coding sequence ATGACCGTGCTGACCCGCCCCACTGCAACGACCGAGACCCGCCTGGCTTCCCGCTTCATCCTGGGCTTTCTGGGCACCTGCGTGTTCATGTGCGTGTACAGCACCCAGTCCATCCTTCCCGAACTCTCCAGGGACTTCCATGCCAGTGCAGTGGCCACCGGAGCAACCATCGGAGCAACCACCCTCGCCATGGCCCTCATGTCTCCGATCATGGGACTGATTGCAGATGCAGTGGGCCGCAAAAGGGTCCTGATTGCCACCCTGATCCTGCTCGCCATTCCCACCCTGCTTGCTGGCTTTTCGGGCAGTCTGCAGGAACTCGTCTTCTGGCGCTTCCTGCAAGGCCTCATCATTCCAGGCATCACCGTGGTCAGCATGGCCTACGTCAGCGAAGAGTTCCCAAAAGACCGCATCTCCTACATGCTGGCCGCTTACGTCTCAGGTTCGGTGCTCGGAGGCTTTCTGGGACGGCTGGTTTCCGGGATCATCACTGAGCATTACAGCTGGCAGACTGCTTTTTATGTGCTGGGAGGCCTCAACCTGCTGGGAGCCCTGCTGTGCCAGTGGATGCTGCCCCAGTCCAGAAACTTCATCCCCCAGCGCAAACTCGGTGATGCTCTGCAGTCCATCAAAGGCCACCTGAGCAACCCGAAACTGGTCACCGCCAACACCGTGGGCTTCTTCACCCTCTTTTCGCTGACCGGACTGTTCACTTACGTGAATTACCACCTGTCAGATGCCCCTTACAACCTGGGACCTGCCACCCTGGGCTTCCTGTTCACGGTGTACCTGATCGGCATGGTCATCACGCCCCTGTCAGGCAAGTGGATTGCAAAACTGGGCAACAGCAAAGCCCTGATCCTCGCCATGTGCGCCTCCAGTCTGGGCATGCTGCTCACCCTGACGCCCAGCCTTTACACCATCCTGCTGGGGCTGGTTCTGGCCTCTTCCGGCGTCTTCGTGGCCCAGGCTGCCGCCACAAGCTATGTCGCTGCAAATGCCACCTACGCCCGGTCACTGGCCTCAGGACTTTACAACCTCTGCTATTACGGGGGCGGAGCCTTCTCCACCCTGCTCGTGGGTTTCATGTTCACCCACTTTGGCTGGACCGGAGCCGTACTGACCCTGATGGGTTCTCAGGTGGTGGCTGCAGGGGTAGCGAATTTTGGGTGGAGGCGATCAGGTTCTGGCCTTTCCTCTGCCGCTGCATGA
- a CDS encoding ABC transporter permease, with protein sequence MHNTLKPATGILKELRAAWAFVFRDWNLTRRYASWVLVFTVYDVVNAATIMMIGIAANNPRLTLTLILGAVMWSFLSRLFGEIAQSIAYERWEGTIEYTFMAPVHRLTHLVGVSLFAGFYALLRCIIVFGVLVLLTSVDASLVSLLQCLVVMLVASMGFMGLGLICAVFPVMSTENGAQATNIVQALFLLISGVYAPVSVLPGWLQAVSALSPATYALNACRKLLGIDHNGTKIMEGVNLGGVLPELGILLLFGVVTIPLGLFVFSKAETWAKRTGKLKRVG encoded by the coding sequence ATGCACAACACCCTCAAACCCGCCACAGGCATTTTGAAAGAGCTTCGGGCCGCCTGGGCTTTTGTCTTCCGGGACTGGAACCTGACCCGCAGGTACGCCTCCTGGGTGCTGGTGTTCACTGTCTACGACGTGGTGAACGCAGCCACCATCATGATGATCGGGATTGCAGCCAACAACCCCAGGCTGACTTTGACCCTGATTCTGGGTGCAGTGATGTGGTCCTTCCTGTCCCGCCTGTTCGGAGAAATTGCCCAGAGCATCGCCTATGAGCGCTGGGAGGGGACCATCGAGTACACCTTCATGGCTCCCGTTCACCGACTGACGCATCTGGTGGGCGTGTCCCTCTTTGCAGGATTTTACGCGCTGCTTCGCTGCATCATCGTTTTCGGAGTGCTGGTCCTGTTGACCAGTGTGGACGCCAGTCTGGTGAGCCTCCTGCAATGCCTGGTGGTGATGCTGGTCGCCTCGATGGGCTTCATGGGTCTGGGCCTCATCTGTGCTGTCTTCCCGGTGATGAGCACCGAAAATGGCGCACAGGCCACCAACATCGTGCAGGCATTGTTCCTGCTGATCTCCGGGGTGTACGCTCCAGTCAGCGTACTTCCAGGGTGGTTGCAAGCCGTCTCAGCATTGAGTCCTGCCACTTACGCCCTGAATGCCTGCCGCAAACTGCTGGGCATTGATCACAACGGGACCAAAATCATGGAGGGGGTCAACCTCGGTGGGGTTCTGCCTGAACTGGGCATCCTGCTGCTGTTTGGCGTGGTCACCATCCCACTGGGTCTGTTTGTGTTCAGCAAGGCCGAAACCTGGGCGAAAAGGACCGGGAAGTTGAAGCGGGTGGGATAA